The Candidatus Obscuribacterales bacterium genome contains the following window.
TTGACAGCTTTTTTCCGGTGCTAGAGGTGATTGGCGAAACCCTCGAAGAACTTGAAGAAGAAGTGGTTGCCAACCCCACCAATGCCACCATCAAGAAAATCCACCGCATGCGCCGGGGGCTAATGAAGCTGCGTCGCTATATCTGGCCCCAGCGCAGCGTGATCAACGGACTGATCCGCGACAGCGACGATCTGATCAGCCAGGAGGTGCGCGTTTACCTGCAAGACGTCTACGATCACATTGTGCAGGTGGTAGATATTATCGAAAACTACCGCGAAATTGCCTCCAGCCTGATGGATGTGTATCTGTCATCCATCAACAACCGCATGAATGAAGTGATGAAGCTGCTGACGGTCATCTCCTCCATCTTCATCCCTCTGACCTTTATCGCTGGGATCTACGGCATGAACTTTGATACCGAGAAGTCACCCTTCAACATGCCCGAACTGGGGTGGTACTGGGGCTACATAATCTGTTTGACCGTGATGGCGGTGATTGCCGCCCTGCAAATCTACTTCTTCTGGAAACGCGGCTGGTTCGACAATTTTTCGACGACGAGACGCTAGAAGCAGGTAGGGGTGGAGAGCATTGCTAATTCAAATATCCTCACCCTCCACTCCCCACCGTCCCGCCCGGTGATACCATAGCAACGCCCTTGACCCCGCACCCCCGATGGATCTCAAAGCCTACATCCGCAACGCTCCCGAGTCTCTTCCTAGAGATAAACCAGTTGACTGCAAACATTACAAGAGACGAGGAAGCATTAGCAGAGTAAATTAAAATAAGTGACAATACCAGAATCTTATCCATAGCCAGGATTTTCCAGAGACTAGCCCTGTCGATCCTGGCCATAGATGATCTTAGTCTCGATAACACATCAGCCGCTGTTTCAACTGGTCTTGCGCCAAAGGCGATCGCAAAGCCCGAGAAACCTCAATGGCGGTCTCGTGTTGCCGTAGTTCCGCATAGCGCACCGCGATGGACTCAATCAGCGTGCCCCGATCCAGGGGATCGCGATAGGGAATTGAGCCATCCATCTGCATAGCCGCCGCCCGATCG
Protein-coding sequences here:
- the corA gene encoding magnesium/cobalt transporter CorA, with amino-acid sequence DSFFPVLEVIGETLEELEEEVVANPTNATIKKIHRMRRGLMKLRRYIWPQRSVINGLIRDSDDLISQEVRVYLQDVYDHIVQVVDIIENYREIASSLMDVYLSSINNRMNEVMKLLTVISSIFIPLTFIAGIYGMNFDTEKSPFNMPELGWYWGYIICLTVMAVIAALQIYFFWKRGWFDNFSTTRR